The window CCGCATCAACGCGCGCGCCAGGGCGATTCGGTCCAACTGGCCGAAGCAGATCAGTTGGTCATCGTCGTGGGTCAGCACTGGCACCCGCTCCGAGTACAGAGGTTCCAGTTCGGGGTGCTCGTCGAGATCGACGATCCGCAGAACGATTCGCCCGGCATCGACCAGCGGTTGCAACTGCGAGATCATGGTCTCGCAGA of the Rhodocyclaceae bacterium genome contains:
- a CDS encoding glutaredoxin family protein encodes the protein MKIPTLVIHVHDYCHLCETMISQLQPLVDAGRIVLRIVDLDEHPELEPLYSERVPVLTHDDDQLICFGQLDRIALARALMR